In one window of Frigoriglobus tundricola DNA:
- a CDS encoding PilZ domain-containing protein, translated as MVRAILVGAKSAAPPDPAPGTTDGTWSRRFLTTIDPRIARVKLDALWEPSEVRTVTGAGNEVVFRHTSPVAPASSGLFGGFTKKAPPPPFGFEVVVQLPEAGGTVREVVATGRLFGTPSPEFARDAAKPIVALLDGVCDTLGNHRERRKHPRIPAGFSVTVFPLHGDGRVECPLSGQCLEVSAGGASVRTTAPLSTSYAYLAFEGVRGTAGLALLISVVRPPTRENGFVLAARYRLDMWPPPPTA; from the coding sequence ATGGTTCGGGCGATCCTGGTCGGGGCCAAATCGGCCGCGCCGCCCGATCCCGCCCCCGGCACGACGGACGGGACCTGGAGCCGCCGGTTCCTGACCACGATCGACCCGCGGATCGCCCGCGTGAAACTGGACGCGCTCTGGGAACCCAGTGAGGTGCGGACGGTGACGGGGGCCGGGAACGAGGTGGTCTTCCGCCACACGTCCCCGGTCGCACCGGCCTCGTCCGGGCTCTTCGGCGGGTTCACGAAGAAGGCGCCGCCCCCGCCGTTCGGCTTCGAAGTGGTGGTGCAGCTCCCGGAGGCGGGCGGTACGGTCCGCGAGGTGGTCGCGACCGGCCGCCTGTTCGGGACCCCGTCGCCGGAGTTCGCCCGCGACGCCGCCAAGCCGATCGTCGCCCTGCTCGACGGCGTGTGCGACACCCTGGGCAACCACCGGGAGCGGCGCAAGCACCCGCGCATCCCGGCCGGGTTCTCGGTCACGGTGTTCCCCCTCCACGGGGACGGCCGCGTCGAGTGCCCGCTCAGCGGCCAGTGCCTGGAGGTGTCGGCCGGGGGGGCGTCGGTGCGCACCACCGCCCCGCTCTCGACCTCGTACGCCTACCTGGCGTTCGAGGGGGTCCGCGGCACGGCGGGCCTGGCCCTCCTGATCTCGGTCGTGCGGCCCCCGACGCGCGAGAACGGCTTCGTGCTGGCCGCCCGCTACCGCCTGGAC
- a CDS encoding serine/threonine protein kinase, translating into MPQLRPSEQLAENLAHALYAKRAGTAPLPGYVLLEPLGRGGFGEVWKCEVPGGLHKAIKFVSGGPGRDESLLRQEYEAFQQVKTIRHPFLLCLERVELVGDELIMVMGLADRHIGDRYHECAAAGLPGIPRAELLGYLREAAEALDVIGERYGLQHLDVKPANLFLTAGHVQVGDYGLVSKLDRGEGSKNRGLTPKYGAPEVLCGEVHTRSDQYSLALVYQELLTGTFPFAGRTSAQIMLQHMSGTPDLSGLPESDRAAIAVALAKRPDDRFPSCRELIDALAGAKPVTARAGWVPPGKGSDVTPAPAVTPAPAVHPTRGPAAPDETVRGNTPAPRLPRLIATKRPAPSPFATPPRSPHRPRRPRRPPRKRTPRPNRPASNCRSSSRSRRSGGSGGARRRTPTSSPMTWFGRSWSGPNRPRRPIPPPARRTGPGAAGS; encoded by the coding sequence ATGCCCCAACTTCGCCCCTCCGAACAGCTGGCCGAAAATCTCGCCCATGCGCTGTACGCGAAGCGGGCCGGCACCGCTCCGCTCCCCGGGTACGTATTGCTCGAACCCCTCGGGCGCGGCGGGTTCGGTGAGGTGTGGAAGTGCGAGGTGCCCGGCGGGCTCCACAAGGCCATCAAGTTCGTGTCCGGCGGCCCCGGCCGCGACGAATCGCTCCTGCGCCAGGAGTACGAGGCGTTCCAGCAGGTCAAGACGATCCGCCACCCGTTCCTCCTCTGCCTCGAGCGCGTCGAACTCGTCGGCGACGAGTTGATCATGGTGATGGGGCTGGCCGACCGCCACATCGGGGACCGGTACCACGAGTGCGCCGCCGCCGGGCTCCCCGGCATCCCCCGCGCCGAACTACTGGGGTACCTGCGCGAGGCGGCCGAGGCGCTCGACGTGATCGGCGAGCGGTACGGGCTCCAGCACCTGGACGTGAAGCCGGCGAACCTGTTCCTGACCGCCGGGCACGTCCAGGTCGGCGACTACGGGCTGGTCAGCAAACTGGACCGGGGCGAGGGGAGCAAGAACCGCGGGCTCACGCCGAAGTACGGGGCGCCCGAGGTGCTGTGCGGCGAGGTCCACACGCGCTCCGACCAGTACAGCCTCGCGCTCGTCTACCAGGAGCTGCTCACCGGCACGTTCCCGTTCGCGGGCCGCACGTCGGCCCAGATCATGCTCCAGCACATGTCCGGTACGCCGGACCTCAGCGGGCTGCCCGAGTCGGACCGCGCGGCCATCGCGGTCGCGCTCGCCAAGCGGCCCGACGACCGGTTCCCGTCGTGCCGGGAGCTGATCGACGCCCTGGCCGGCGCGAAGCCCGTGACCGCGCGGGCGGGGTGGGTCCCGCCGGGCAAGGGCTCCGACGTCACCCCGGCCCCGGCCGTTACCCCGGCCCCGGCCGTTCACCCGACCCGCGGCCCGGCGGCCCCGGACGAGACCGTGCGGGGCAACACGCCCGCGCCGCGCCTGCCGCGCCTGATCGCGACCAAGCGGCCCGCGCCGAGCCCGTTCGCCACGCCCCCCCGCAGCCCGCACCGCCCCCGCCGACCCCGCCGCCCGCCGCGCAAGCGGACGCCCCGCCCAAACCGACCGGCGTCAAACTGCCGTTCGTCCTCTCGGTCGCGCCGGTCGGGTGGCTCCGGGGGCGCGAGGCGCCGGACCCCGACCTCGAGCCCGATGACATGGTTCGGGCGATCCTGGTCGGGGCCAAATCGGCCGCGCCGCCCGATCCCGCCCCCGGCACGACGGACGGGACCTGGAGCCGCCGGTTCCTGA
- a CDS encoding M20 family metallopeptidase, giving the protein MLPLPQLLSELVRRPSVNPMGRTDLDPAILYEARVTAFLEHELRNIGCAVRRQHVAPERDNLVATYEPPHPPAFSVLFEAHQDTVPVDAMTVEPFGAAVAGGRLYGRGACDVKAGAAVMLTAFARLVREKPPGSARVTLAFTVDEEHGGAGVQELMASGFRADYAIVAEPTLLNIVNAHKGVARWALETGGRACHSSRPDQGVSAVYRMARLLRGIEDYARELQDRAPDPVLGPRTVSVGRVTGGVSPNTVPDYCRADVDRRLIPGETYDTATAELDAVLRARPDVDFPFTLTRASSGCLPLGPELSGDLVARFGAVIDSVVGRHTAHPVPFGTDAATVAAAGVPAVVFGPGDIAQAHTKDEWIDLAQLEPAAEILFRFACGK; this is encoded by the coding sequence ATGCTGCCGCTCCCCCAATTACTCAGCGAACTGGTCCGGCGCCCCTCGGTGAACCCGATGGGGCGGACCGATCTCGACCCCGCGATCCTGTACGAGGCGCGCGTCACCGCGTTCCTCGAACACGAACTCCGCAACATCGGGTGCGCGGTCCGCCGCCAACACGTCGCCCCCGAGCGCGACAACCTCGTTGCGACCTACGAGCCGCCGCACCCGCCCGCCTTCAGTGTGCTGTTCGAGGCGCACCAGGACACCGTGCCCGTGGACGCGATGACCGTTGAGCCGTTCGGGGCGGCGGTGGCCGGCGGCCGGCTCTACGGCCGCGGCGCGTGCGACGTGAAGGCCGGCGCGGCGGTGATGCTGACGGCGTTCGCGCGCCTGGTGCGGGAGAAGCCGCCCGGGTCGGCGCGGGTGACGCTCGCCTTCACCGTGGACGAGGAGCACGGCGGCGCCGGCGTCCAGGAGCTGATGGCGAGCGGCTTCCGGGCCGATTACGCGATCGTCGCGGAGCCGACGCTGCTCAACATCGTGAACGCGCACAAGGGCGTCGCCCGCTGGGCGCTGGAAACGGGCGGCCGGGCGTGCCACTCGTCGCGCCCCGATCAGGGGGTGAGCGCCGTGTACCGCATGGCGCGGCTGCTCCGCGGGATCGAGGACTACGCCCGGGAGCTCCAGGACCGGGCGCCCGATCCCGTACTCGGGCCGCGCACGGTCTCCGTCGGCCGGGTGACGGGCGGGGTGTCGCCGAACACCGTGCCGGATTACTGCCGGGCCGACGTGGACCGCCGGCTGATCCCCGGCGAGACGTACGACACCGCGACCGCCGAACTGGACGCCGTCCTCCGCGCCCGCCCGGACGTGGACTTCCCGTTCACCCTCACCCGCGCCTCGTCGGGGTGCCTGCCGCTGGGCCCGGAGCTCTCGGGCGACCTGGTCGCGCGGTTCGGTGCGGTGATCGATTCGGTGGTCGGGCGCCACACCGCCCACCCGGTCCCGTTCGGTACGGACGCCGCGACCGTGGCCGCCGCGGGCGTGCCGGCGGTGGTGTTCGGGCCGGGCGACATCGCGCAGGCGCACACAAAGGACGAGTGGATCGATCTGGCGCAGTTGGAGCCGGCCGCGGAGATCCTGTTCCGGTTCGCGTGTGGGAAGTGA
- the sucC gene encoding ADP-forming succinate--CoA ligase subunit beta translates to MKVHEYQAKELLAAAGANVPKHIVCKTPDEVAAAFDQLSNGGGVMVKAQIHAGGRGAGQLVGHSEKLGGVKFCSNKEKAKATAETMLKYPLKTLQTGPQGQPIRTLIVQTDAEPAKEYYVAVVFDRALGLPVLMASAAGGMDIEKVAHDTPELIIKVPFSPETGLLAFQARRLAYELGFTGDQVAKAEKIMLALSTVYLEKDATLAEVNPLAVTKGGDVVVLDAKFDFDDNALFRHKDVAALRDESEENPAEVRAGKANLNFIQLDGTIGCLVNGAGLAMATMDIINYHGKAAGVGPANFLDVGGGVTAAGAVEAFRIILSDPKVKGILVNVFGGIASCATIADALVKAGKEVGFRVPVVVRLEGNEVEKARAILTAAAAELPTLKTAADLTGAAKLVVELSK, encoded by the coding sequence ATGAAGGTTCACGAGTACCAGGCCAAAGAGCTGCTCGCCGCCGCGGGCGCGAACGTCCCCAAGCACATCGTGTGCAAAACGCCCGACGAGGTCGCCGCGGCGTTCGATCAGCTCAGCAACGGCGGCGGGGTGATGGTGAAGGCCCAGATCCACGCCGGCGGGCGCGGGGCCGGGCAACTGGTGGGCCATTCGGAGAAGCTCGGCGGGGTCAAGTTCTGTAGCAACAAAGAGAAGGCGAAGGCGACCGCCGAGACGATGCTCAAGTACCCCTTGAAGACCCTTCAGACCGGGCCACAGGGGCAGCCGATCCGCACGCTCATCGTCCAGACCGACGCCGAACCGGCCAAGGAGTACTACGTCGCGGTGGTGTTCGACCGCGCCCTCGGCCTGCCGGTGCTGATGGCGTCCGCGGCCGGCGGCATGGACATCGAGAAGGTGGCGCACGACACGCCCGAACTCATTATCAAGGTCCCGTTCAGCCCGGAAACCGGGCTGCTCGCGTTCCAGGCCCGGCGCCTCGCGTACGAGCTCGGCTTCACCGGCGATCAGGTCGCGAAGGCCGAGAAGATCATGCTCGCGCTCTCGACGGTGTACCTGGAGAAGGACGCGACCCTCGCCGAGGTCAACCCGCTGGCGGTCACGAAGGGCGGCGACGTGGTCGTGCTGGACGCGAAGTTCGACTTCGACGACAACGCCCTGTTCCGGCACAAGGACGTCGCGGCCCTCCGGGACGAGAGCGAGGAGAACCCGGCCGAGGTCCGCGCCGGCAAGGCGAACTTGAACTTCATTCAGTTAGATGGGACGATCGGGTGCCTCGTCAACGGCGCCGGGCTGGCGATGGCGACGATGGACATCATCAACTACCACGGCAAGGCCGCCGGTGTCGGGCCGGCGAACTTCCTGGACGTGGGCGGCGGCGTGACGGCCGCCGGCGCGGTCGAGGCGTTCCGCATCATCCTGTCGGACCCGAAGGTGAAGGGCATCCTGGTGAACGTGTTCGGCGGGATCGCGAGCTGCGCGACCATCGCCGACGCGCTCGTGAAGGCCGGCAAGGAGGTCGGGTTCCGGGTGCCCGTGGTCGTCCGGCTCGAGGGCAACGAGGTCGAGAAGGCCCGCGCCATCCTGACGGCGGCCGCGGCCGAGCTCCCGACCCTGAAGACCGCCGCCGACCTCACCGGCGCCGCGAAACTGGTGGTCGAACTGAGCAAGTGA
- the sucD gene encoding succinate--CoA ligase subunit alpha: MSILVDKSTRVICQGITGSAGSLHTDQSLLYGSQFVGGVTPKKGGTTWKGEKSGKELPVFNTVAEAVKATGATASMIFVPPGGAADAIMEAADAGITLIIAITEGIPVLDMAKAKRFLKTKPGVRLIGPNCPGVITPGQCKIGIMPGHIHKPCGPGEKGIGVISRSGTLTYEAVFQLTALGLPQSTCVGIGGDPVIGTTQIELLELFENDPLTSAILMIGEIGGTAEEAAAEYVAKHVKKPVAAFIAGQTAPPGRRMGHAGAIISGGSGSAADKIAALEKAGIEVAPTPADLGTAVQKAIAKKK; this comes from the coding sequence ATGAGTATCCTCGTCGATAAGTCCACCCGCGTCATCTGCCAGGGGATCACCGGCTCGGCCGGGAGCCTCCACACCGATCAGTCCCTGCTGTACGGGTCGCAGTTCGTCGGCGGCGTCACGCCCAAGAAGGGCGGCACCACATGGAAGGGCGAGAAGTCCGGCAAGGAACTGCCGGTGTTCAACACCGTGGCCGAAGCGGTGAAGGCGACCGGGGCCACCGCGAGCATGATCTTCGTGCCGCCCGGCGGCGCGGCCGACGCGATCATGGAGGCCGCGGACGCGGGCATCACCCTCATCATCGCCATCACCGAGGGCATCCCGGTCCTCGACATGGCCAAGGCGAAGCGGTTCCTGAAGACGAAGCCCGGGGTCCGGCTGATCGGGCCGAACTGCCCCGGCGTGATCACCCCCGGCCAGTGCAAGATCGGCATCATGCCGGGCCACATCCACAAGCCGTGCGGGCCGGGCGAGAAGGGGATCGGCGTCATCAGCCGCTCCGGCACGCTGACGTACGAGGCCGTGTTCCAGCTCACCGCGCTGGGGCTGCCGCAATCGACGTGCGTGGGCATCGGGGGCGACCCGGTGATCGGCACGACGCAGATCGAACTGCTGGAGCTGTTCGAGAACGACCCGCTGACGTCCGCGATCCTGATGATCGGTGAGATCGGCGGGACCGCGGAAGAGGCGGCGGCGGAGTACGTCGCGAAGCACGTGAAGAAGCCGGTGGCCGCGTTCATCGCGGGCCAGACGGCCCCGCCCGGCCGGCGGATGGGCCACGCGGGCGCGATCATCAGCGGCGGCAGCGGCAGCGCGGCGGACAAGATCGCGGCGCTGGAGAAGGCCGGCATCGAGGTGGCCCCCACTCCCGCGGACCTGGGCACGGCCGTGCAGAAGGCGATCGCGAAGAAGAAGTGA
- a CDS encoding SIMPL domain-containing protein — protein MTESTRPRSIVSTDATAVIRQRPAVLLMLVRVRAAGATLDLGLAEVRQLAADAVRRLTRLGAVRAWAGDPHPDDQANPDPLARMRAVAGRVPAKAPTHRPGVNVTVAATWDIAGLLADGVLTLVDQLQFDAAADASPSEPPEAPADPPWADPAQQIQRMLANAAEPPDDRAPKFVYIARPTEEQLAQAASEAYLVARHRAERLAGATGLRLGAVFSLNYGHPVGGGRPDRLMADQRCAALLASVGYVLGDGEIASEDPRAIELAVSVHVAHHLEG, from the coding sequence ATGACCGAATCTACCCGGCCCCGGTCGATCGTCTCAACTGATGCCACCGCCGTCATCCGGCAGAGGCCGGCCGTACTCCTCATGCTCGTTCGAGTTCGGGCAGCAGGGGCCACCCTGGATCTCGGGCTGGCGGAGGTTCGTCAACTGGCCGCCGACGCTGTCCGTCGGCTGACCCGCCTGGGGGCCGTCCGGGCCTGGGCGGGGGACCCGCACCCCGACGACCAGGCCAACCCCGATCCGCTCGCCCGGATGCGGGCGGTCGCCGGCCGCGTGCCGGCCAAGGCTCCGACGCACCGTCCGGGGGTGAACGTCACGGTGGCGGCCACCTGGGACATTGCCGGACTGCTGGCCGACGGGGTTCTGACCCTGGTCGATCAACTCCAGTTCGACGCCGCTGCGGACGCAAGCCCGTCCGAGCCGCCCGAGGCCCCCGCGGACCCGCCGTGGGCCGATCCGGCGCAACAGATCCAGCGGATGCTTGCGAACGCGGCCGAGCCGCCGGACGACCGGGCGCCGAAGTTCGTATACATCGCCCGGCCGACCGAGGAGCAGTTGGCCCAGGCCGCGTCTGAGGCGTACCTCGTGGCCCGGCACCGGGCCGAGCGACTGGCCGGGGCGACCGGGCTGCGGCTGGGCGCGGTGTTCTCACTCAACTACGGACATCCTGTGGGGGGCGGCCGGCCGGATCGTCTGATGGCCGATCAGCGGTGCGCGGCCCTGCTGGCGTCGGTCGGGTACGTACTCGGGGACGGGGAGATCGCATCGGAGGATCCCCGCGCGATCGAACTGGCGGTATCTGTGCACGTCGCCCACCACTTGGAAGGCTGA
- a CDS encoding DUF6513 domain-containing protein, translating into MTAGRPRFLFVTGKLAEPALRRMVDELAPKAGFEAHVAVLPITVAALLTTNWVARHLPPLPPHLDRVILPGLCRGEVEEVAHAAGAPAVRGPNDLRDLPEFFGKASGPPAHYGRFDIEILAEVNHAARKSLDAILAEARRYRASGADVVDLGCDPGPIWAGVGETVRALKADGFRVSIDSFNPEEVDAALAAGAELVLSVNGSNVVHARRWHIMHPGVEVVAIPDTPSDLDSLARTVDVLRELGIAHRLDPILEPIGFGFAASLGRYIETRRRFPDAELMMGVGNLTELTDSDTTGLNVLLAGFCQELGVRSVLTTEVINWARSAVKEFDLARRLVFHAVREKVLPKRLEPNLVMLRDPKVYEQGEAALQELARRVTDRNYRIFAERGEIHVLNGSVYLRGNDPFEVFARLQASDPKLDAAHAFYLGYEFAKAVTALTLGKSYTQDQALRWGFLTVPETSHRNPGDPPA; encoded by the coding sequence ATAACGGCCGGTCGGCCGCGCTTCCTGTTTGTCACCGGGAAGCTGGCCGAGCCGGCCCTTCGCCGGATGGTCGATGAACTGGCCCCGAAGGCCGGTTTCGAGGCGCACGTTGCGGTATTACCTATCACCGTCGCGGCGCTCCTGACGACCAACTGGGTCGCGCGGCACCTGCCCCCGCTCCCGCCGCACCTGGACCGCGTCATCCTCCCCGGCCTCTGCCGCGGGGAGGTCGAGGAGGTCGCCCACGCCGCCGGCGCGCCGGCCGTGCGCGGGCCGAACGACCTGCGCGACCTGCCGGAGTTTTTCGGCAAGGCGTCCGGCCCGCCCGCCCACTACGGCCGGTTCGACATCGAAATCCTCGCGGAGGTGAACCACGCGGCGCGGAAGTCGCTCGACGCGATCCTCGCCGAAGCGCGCCGTTACCGCGCGAGCGGCGCCGACGTGGTCGACCTGGGCTGCGACCCCGGCCCTATCTGGGCCGGGGTCGGCGAGACCGTCCGGGCGCTCAAGGCGGACGGGTTCCGCGTGTCCATCGACAGCTTCAACCCGGAGGAAGTGGACGCCGCCCTCGCGGCCGGCGCCGAGCTGGTGCTGAGCGTGAACGGCTCGAACGTGGTACACGCCCGCCGGTGGCACATCATGCACCCCGGCGTCGAGGTGGTCGCGATCCCCGACACCCCCAGCGACCTCGATTCGCTCGCGCGCACGGTGGACGTGCTCCGGGAGCTCGGTATCGCCCACCGCCTCGATCCGATTCTGGAGCCGATCGGGTTCGGGTTCGCGGCCTCGCTCGGCCGCTACATCGAAACGCGGCGCCGGTTCCCCGACGCGGAACTGATGATGGGCGTCGGCAACCTCACGGAACTGACCGACTCCGACACGACGGGCCTGAACGTGCTACTGGCGGGCTTCTGCCAAGAACTCGGCGTGCGGAGCGTGCTGACCACCGAGGTCATCAACTGGGCGCGGTCGGCGGTGAAGGAGTTCGATCTGGCCCGGCGACTCGTGTTCCACGCCGTCCGCGAAAAGGTGCTGCCGAAGCGGCTGGAACCGAACCTCGTGATGCTGCGCGACCCGAAGGTGTACGAGCAGGGCGAAGCCGCGCTCCAGGAACTGGCCCGCCGCGTCACCGATCGGAACTACCGCATCTTCGCGGAGCGCGGCGAGATCCACGTCCTGAACGGCAGTGTCTATCTGCGCGGCAACGACCCGTTCGAGGTGTTCGCGCGCCTCCAGGCGTCCGACCCGAAGCTCGACGCGGCGCACGCGTTCTACCTCGGCTACGAGTTCGCGAAGGCGGTCACGGCGCTCACGCTCGGCAAGAGCTACACGCAGGACCAGGCGCTACGCTGGGGCTTCCTCACCGTGCCGGAAACGAGCCACCGCAACCCGGGTGACCCGCCGGCGTGA
- a CDS encoding glycosyltransferase family 2 protein — MSKHAAPRDGVTVVIPAHNAAPALEQALPTWGAVLTGLGRPFELLVVNDGSTDGTAAVLETLTGRVPGLRVLTHDTRRGFGACLRTALAETKHPLFMYAGVDYPYTPADIKPMLERIELRDEVLGKQPDLISGARAGQPEPDLVKYGGGAWKLFWRVFAGLPIVASPPWYGWGEWWYRVRVGWVFGVPLADVNSAFKLYRTAFLKRVPIQSDGDFVHTELVAKATFLTSIMDETALTPKPDPLPPLGPTGADERKVFRSPEFAFYEPAMEVKPPAPEVAPSEPVPAPIPLA; from the coding sequence ATGTCTAAACACGCGGCCCCGCGCGACGGCGTGACCGTCGTCATCCCGGCCCACAACGCGGCCCCGGCCCTCGAACAGGCGCTGCCCACGTGGGGCGCCGTCCTCACCGGCCTCGGGCGCCCGTTCGAACTCCTCGTCGTGAACGACGGCAGCACGGACGGCACCGCCGCGGTGCTGGAAACGCTCACCGGTCGCGTGCCGGGCCTGCGCGTGCTCACGCACGACACCCGCCGCGGGTTCGGGGCGTGTCTGCGAACCGCGCTCGCGGAGACCAAGCACCCGCTGTTCATGTACGCGGGCGTCGATTACCCCTATACGCCCGCCGACATCAAGCCGATGCTAGAGCGGATCGAGCTGCGCGACGAGGTTCTCGGCAAGCAGCCGGACCTCATCAGCGGCGCCCGTGCCGGGCAACCGGAACCGGACCTGGTGAAGTACGGCGGCGGCGCGTGGAAGCTGTTCTGGCGCGTGTTCGCCGGGCTGCCGATCGTCGCCTCGCCGCCGTGGTACGGCTGGGGCGAGTGGTGGTACCGGGTGCGGGTCGGCTGGGTGTTCGGCGTGCCGCTGGCCGACGTGAACAGCGCCTTCAAACTGTACCGCACGGCGTTCCTGAAGCGCGTGCCGATCCAGTCCGACGGTGACTTCGTTCACACCGAACTCGTCGCCAAGGCCACGTTCCTGACGAGCATCATGGACGAGACCGCACTCACGCCGAAGCCGGACCCGCTGCCGCCCCTCGGGCCGACCGGGGCCGACGAGCGGAAAGTGTTCCGCTCGCCCGAGTTCGCCTTCTACGAACCGGCAATGGAAGTGAAACCACCCGCGCCAGAAGTTGCACCGTCTGAGCCGGTCCCTGCGCCCATCCCTTTAGCATAA
- a CDS encoding glycosyltransferase family 39 protein — MKAILAPRRIGTAPRVPRGLLRSVGTVAPVLPLFLLFFFQLGARDLVSSHEARAAQNAQRMLDTGEWGLPTLFDGQRDLQKPPGFYWLVAAAGWLADGHVSPWVARLPAATGALLAVLLVYAFLRHEGYTTGAFVAATALASANHFVAIGRTARIDVPLACTVAVSLTAFYRGTLGPRASRPLNRRASHADQSKVSDSCGTGLPACVPGNTGWKARATNAESRQSRPNRESEVDAEPLPRPELETGGRDARGPRSAPWFLLSALAAGAAVLLKGPVGLALIGCAAVAFLIVERYASPPHARPRLPFSAAVLGCAVAGGVAAPWFVWANHTTGGEFVRVFFWYHNVARFTGESDGLAAHPWWFYGPRFAMAFLPWTFALNFFTIWSFRSGAWREDRVFRFGVVWLVVMVAVLSAAQFKRADYLLPAFPGAALALGCAVERWISSRENPLSVKIAKWAFGLALAGGLAVWPVMWFSVEPAEAAKQEKRPFAAAVRAHAPAPQTVLLFRAESHLLAYHLGRPLHTLVEWGELKDTLSAPGPHVVVMPPEYVGDAEQITGRTLLPVAALADFTTVRPHRPLVCLRTAE; from the coding sequence ATGAAAGCGATTCTCGCGCCCCGGCGCATCGGGACCGCCCCCCGCGTGCCGCGGGGGCTACTCCGGTCCGTCGGGACCGTGGCCCCGGTCCTGCCCCTGTTCCTGTTGTTCTTCTTCCAGCTCGGCGCCCGCGACCTCGTGAGCAGCCACGAGGCCCGCGCGGCACAGAACGCGCAACGGATGCTCGATACGGGCGAGTGGGGGCTGCCCACGCTCTTCGACGGCCAGCGCGACCTCCAAAAGCCGCCCGGTTTCTACTGGCTCGTGGCCGCGGCCGGCTGGTTGGCCGACGGGCACGTCTCGCCGTGGGTGGCGCGGCTCCCCGCGGCGACGGGCGCGCTCCTCGCGGTGCTGCTCGTGTACGCGTTCCTGCGTCACGAGGGGTACACCACCGGCGCGTTCGTGGCCGCGACGGCACTGGCGTCGGCGAACCACTTCGTCGCGATCGGCCGCACGGCCCGCATCGACGTGCCGCTGGCGTGTACCGTCGCGGTGTCGCTGACCGCGTTCTACCGGGGAACCCTGGGACCGCGGGCGTCCCGCCCGCTCAACCGACGGGCTTCACACGCGGACCAGTCGAAGGTGTCTGATTCTTGTGGCACGGGCCTTCCAGCCTGTGTGCCTGGAAACACAGGCTGGAAAGCCCGTGCCACAAACGCAGAAAGCAGACAATCTCGACCGAATCGTGAATCAGAAGTAGACGCGGAACCGCTTCCGCGGCCGGAACTCGAAACGGGCGGGCGGGACGCCCGCGGTCCCAGGAGCGCACCGTGGTTCCTCCTCTCCGCGCTCGCGGCCGGGGCCGCGGTGCTGCTGAAGGGGCCGGTCGGGCTCGCGCTCATCGGCTGCGCGGCCGTGGCGTTCCTGATCGTGGAGCGGTACGCTTCTCCCCCGCACGCGCGCCCGCGGCTCCCGTTCTCCGCGGCGGTTCTCGGCTGTGCGGTCGCGGGCGGCGTCGCGGCGCCGTGGTTCGTGTGGGCGAACCACACCACCGGCGGCGAGTTCGTGCGCGTGTTCTTCTGGTACCACAACGTCGCCCGGTTCACGGGCGAGTCCGACGGGCTCGCGGCGCACCCGTGGTGGTTCTACGGCCCGCGGTTCGCGATGGCGTTTTTGCCGTGGACCTTCGCACTCAATTTTTTCACGATCTGGTCGTTTCGCTCCGGGGCGTGGCGCGAGGACCGCGTGTTCCGCTTCGGGGTGGTGTGGCTCGTCGTGATGGTGGCGGTCCTGTCCGCGGCGCAGTTCAAGCGCGCGGACTACTTGCTCCCGGCCTTCCCCGGCGCCGCGCTCGCGCTCGGGTGCGCGGTGGAACGCTGGATTTCGTCGCGCGAAAACCCGCTTTCGGTGAAGATCGCGAAGTGGGCATTCGGCCTGGCGCTCGCCGGCGGGCTGGCCGTCTGGCCGGTGATGTGGTTCTCGGTGGAACCGGCCGAGGCGGCGAAGCAGGAGAAGCGGCCGTTCGCCGCCGCGGTCCGCGCCCACGCCCCGGCACCGCAAACGGTCCTGCTGTTTCGGGCGGAGTCGCACCTGCTCGCCTACCACCTCGGCCGACCGCTCCATACCCTTGTTGAGTGGGGCGAGTTGAAGGACACGCTGTCGGCGCCCGGCCCGCACGTGGTCGTGATGCCGCCGGAGTACGTGGGGGACGCCGAGCAGATCACCGGCCGCACGCTGTTGCCGGTCGCGGCGCTCGCGGACTTCACGACCGTCCGCCCGCACCGCCCGCTGGTGTGCCTCCGCACCGCGGAATAA